CCTCATTTACCAAATACCTCCGGAAAAGTACGGGGGCACCGAACTTGTAGTTTATAACATTATAAAAGGTCTCAAAGAAGAGGGTATAGACTGCACACTTTTTGCCTCGGAAGGTTCAAAAGTAGAGGGTCAAGTTATACCCATATGCCCTCCCCTTGGCTGGAAAGATGAACAGAAAATAGCTTACTACGAATATTTGGAAGCTTGCCATGTGCTTTCAAGACAAGAAGAATTTGACATCATACACATCCACTTTTACCCACACAACCCCCAATGGTTTTTTTCACTCCCTCTTTTCAAAAAGCCAGTGATCTTTACTATACACTCTCTATTAGAAGGCTTTTCCAAACTTTATAGAAAGTTTCCTCATTTGGCACATGCACCAATGATATCTATATCCAACAACCAAAGAGAGCCTTTACCTTTTGCTAATTACATAGCAACAGTTTATAACGGTATAGATGTAAAGCTATTTCCCTTCCAAGATAAAAAGGAAGACTTTTTGGTGTTCGTAGGAAGAGCTACTTACGAAAAAGGTGTTGCAGAAGCCATACAGATAGCTAAAATTCTCGGAAAAAAGCTTTATTTGATAGTAAAAGTAGATACACCGCAAGAAGAAGAGTATTTCTCAAAATACATAAAACCCCACATAGATGGCAGAAACATAGTTTTTCTCGGAGAGTTAAGTTTTGAAGAAAAGGTAGAATACTTGAGTAAGGCATCTGCCTTTATATTCCCTATGCAGTGGAGGGAACCCTTTGGCTTAGTTATGATAGAAGCTATGGCTTGTGGAACACCTGTCTTCGTTGCGGACAGAGGCTCCGCAAAAGAAGTGGTTCTTCATGGGAAAACGGGTGTTTTGATAAAAGCAAGGAAAAAACCACGCTTTATGGACGAAGAACTTATACGCTCTTTCGTAAA
The DNA window shown above is from Hydrogenobacter hydrogenophilus and carries:
- a CDS encoding glycosyltransferase family 4 protein; translated protein: MRVAQVGPLIYQIPPEKYGGTELVVYNIIKGLKEEGIDCTLFASEGSKVEGQVIPICPPLGWKDEQKIAYYEYLEACHVLSRQEEFDIIHIHFYPHNPQWFFSLPLFKKPVIFTIHSLLEGFSKLYRKFPHLAHAPMISISNNQREPLPFANYIATVYNGIDVKLFPFQDKKEDFLVFVGRATYEKGVAEAIQIAKILGKKLYLIVKVDTPQEEEYFSKYIKPHIDGRNIVFLGELSFEEKVEYLSKASAFIFPMQWREPFGLVMIEAMACGTPVFVADRGSAKEVVLHGKTGVLIKARKKPRFMDEELIRSFVKAYKKYADKIDPKDCRRHVEENFTYQKMVKDYLQAYQKVIENWETIRQKILHNSPSVILNKL